In a single window of the Pandoraea pulmonicola genome:
- a CDS encoding ATP-binding protein has protein sequence MRSIRRRLLVGLLLTLAAALVLAGVAIFRQARTEANALFDFQLQQMALSLPAEPFSSVPGEHNDAAGLVIQIWSRNGVELYYSHPGTPLPPRAELGFTTVQTPVGDWRVYAALVGENVVQLAQPMAIRDSLAVSMALRTLLPLVVAMPLLALLVWFVVGRGLQPLRRVTKALDARAPGALDVLPEAGLPDEVRPLVRALNSLLGRLDEALAQQKAFVADAAHELRTPLAALQLQVQLLERAHTEAERAEAMHDLHDGVQRASHMVAQLLTLARQEPDAARAATTFVDMPLAPVLRDVVAHHASLAVARGIDLGLDAPEALVDIAHVRGDANALHTLFGNLVDNALKYTPRGGHVDVRLVAATPAAVVEVEDNGPGIAMAERERVFDRFFRGGAAQAAASGPTPDSPSEQDDDPQAPRTQGSGLGLAIVRNIARAHGATVELLDTRSGRGLRVRVSFGGAAQSPLPPI, from the coding sequence ATGCGTTCGATTCGTCGGCGTCTTCTCGTCGGGTTGCTGCTCACGCTTGCGGCGGCGCTGGTGCTCGCCGGCGTCGCGATTTTCCGCCAGGCCCGCACCGAGGCCAACGCGCTGTTCGATTTCCAGTTGCAGCAGATGGCCCTGTCGTTGCCCGCCGAACCGTTCTCCAGCGTGCCCGGCGAGCACAACGATGCGGCCGGCCTGGTCATCCAGATCTGGAGTCGCAACGGCGTGGAGCTGTACTACTCGCACCCGGGCACGCCGCTGCCGCCGCGCGCGGAACTGGGCTTTACCACCGTGCAGACGCCCGTCGGCGATTGGCGTGTGTATGCGGCGCTCGTTGGCGAGAACGTCGTGCAACTGGCGCAGCCGATGGCCATTCGAGACTCGCTTGCCGTGTCGATGGCGTTGCGTACGCTGCTGCCGCTTGTCGTCGCCATGCCGTTGCTCGCGTTGCTGGTGTGGTTCGTCGTGGGGCGCGGGCTGCAACCGCTGCGGCGCGTGACGAAGGCGCTGGACGCGCGCGCTCCGGGGGCGCTCGATGTCTTGCCCGAGGCGGGATTGCCCGACGAAGTGCGGCCGCTCGTGCGCGCGCTCAACAGCCTGCTCGGCCGGCTGGACGAGGCGCTGGCGCAGCAGAAGGCATTCGTCGCGGACGCCGCGCACGAGTTGCGGACACCGCTTGCGGCGCTGCAATTGCAGGTGCAGTTGCTCGAACGCGCGCACACGGAGGCGGAGCGCGCCGAGGCGATGCACGACTTGCACGATGGCGTGCAACGTGCGTCGCACATGGTGGCGCAGCTGCTGACGCTGGCGCGTCAGGAGCCGGACGCAGCGCGCGCCGCGACGACCTTCGTCGACATGCCGCTCGCGCCGGTGCTGCGCGACGTAGTCGCACATCACGCGTCGCTGGCGGTGGCTCGTGGCATCGACCTCGGGCTGGACGCGCCCGAGGCGCTAGTGGACATCGCACACGTGCGCGGCGACGCCAACGCGTTGCACACGCTCTTCGGCAATCTCGTGGACAACGCGCTGAAGTACACGCCGCGCGGCGGGCACGTCGACGTGCGCCTTGTCGCCGCGACGCCGGCGGCCGTGGTGGAAGTCGAGGACAACGGGCCGGGTATCGCGATGGCCGAGCGGGAGCGCGTGTTCGACCGCTTTTTCCGCGGCGGTGCGGCGCAGGCCGCGGCGTCCGGACCGACGCCCGACTCGCCCAGCGAGCAGGACGACGATCCGCAAGCGCCGCGCACGCAGGGCAGCGGGCTGGGACTCGCCATCGTGCGCAATATCGCGCGGGCGCATGGCGCCACCGTGGAGTTGCTCGACACGCGCAGCGGCCGGGGGCTGCGCGTGCGCGTGAGCTTCGGCGGCGCGGCCCAGTCACCGCTGCCGCCGATCTGA
- a CDS encoding response regulator transcription factor, protein MRILLVEDDAMIAAAVMKGLRHDGWTVDHVGDGQRALDALALESYDALLLDLGLPRRDGIDVLRTLRARGQTLPVLIATARDAVADRVKGLDAGADDYLVKPFDLDELAARLRALVRRQAGRSEPLLRHGAIVLDPATRQVTCSGAPVVLSAREYAVLEALLNRPGAVLSKTQLEERIYGWGEEVASNAVEVHVHGLRKKLGAEAIRTVRGVGYMMPAQAGEMPPAQGTAASEAD, encoded by the coding sequence ATGCGAATCCTATTGGTGGAAGACGACGCGATGATTGCGGCGGCCGTGATGAAAGGCCTGCGCCACGACGGCTGGACCGTCGACCATGTTGGCGACGGCCAGCGTGCGCTCGATGCGCTCGCGCTCGAATCGTACGACGCGCTGCTGCTCGATCTCGGCCTCCCGCGTCGTGACGGCATCGATGTGCTGCGCACGTTGCGTGCGCGCGGTCAGACGCTGCCGGTGCTCATCGCGACCGCGCGCGACGCCGTCGCCGATCGCGTCAAGGGGCTCGATGCCGGTGCCGACGACTACCTCGTCAAGCCCTTCGATCTCGACGAGCTCGCTGCGCGATTGCGCGCGCTGGTGCGCCGTCAGGCGGGACGCAGCGAGCCGCTGCTGCGCCACGGCGCGATCGTACTCGATCCCGCAACGCGGCAGGTCACGTGCAGCGGCGCGCCCGTCGTGCTGTCGGCTCGCGAGTACGCCGTGCTCGAAGCGCTGCTCAATCGCCCGGGGGCGGTGCTGTCCAAGACGCAGCTCGAAGAGCGCATCTACGGATGGGGCGAGGAAGTCGCCAGCAACGCGGTGGAAGTCCACGTTCACGGCCTGCGCAAGAAGCTGGGCGCGGAGGCGATCCGCACCGTGCGCGGCGTTGGCTACATGATGCCGGCCCAGGCCGGCGAGATGCCGCCGGCACAAGGTACCGCGGCATCGGAGGCGGACTGA
- the dacB gene encoding D-alanyl-D-alanine carboxypeptidase/D-alanyl-D-alanine-endopeptidase, which yields MLALALLAGGPAQAKPGKHARMPKVPAAAAHATPLPAPLARALAASKVPAAHVSVIVARVDNPLQTRGTIAPPLLAVNPGVPRNPASTMKLVTTIAALDTLGPDYRWRTQAFTDGQFDGRTLNGNLYFRGTGDPKLVPEEMEKFIAELHNAGVANLNGDIVLDRSAYSADIGATSAIDGGDDRPYNVAPDPLLYSFKAVSFSFASNPNGTVDVGVLPPLANLQVANEMSSTPAGNCGDWLTRIHPTLGTTPDGAYIAHFSGTYPAACEDKGWNVAAPDRDRFFLGGFRALWQASGGQFNGNVRTGTVPPGARLLVTHRGQTLAEVVHDMNKFSNNVMARQLFLTLGLGADGKTPASLARSREVLRRWLDRNDLAMPGLVVENGSGLSRVERISAAELARLLQHGMNGPNAQVLVESMPTAGVDGTMRNRLTNRDVAGNAHIKTGTLDDVSAVAGYVGSRSGNVYVVVSLVNDPRASNARAFNDALISWVYENAP from the coding sequence ATGTTGGCCCTCGCGCTGCTTGCGGGCGGCCCCGCGCAAGCGAAGCCGGGCAAGCACGCGAGGATGCCGAAGGTGCCTGCCGCCGCCGCGCATGCCACACCGTTGCCCGCACCGCTCGCCCGTGCACTCGCCGCGAGCAAGGTACCTGCCGCGCACGTGAGCGTGATCGTGGCGCGCGTGGACAACCCGCTGCAGACACGCGGCACCATCGCGCCGCCACTGCTCGCGGTCAATCCGGGCGTGCCACGCAACCCGGCTTCGACGATGAAGCTCGTCACGACGATCGCCGCGCTCGACACGCTCGGGCCCGATTACCGCTGGCGCACGCAGGCGTTCACCGACGGGCAATTCGACGGCCGCACGCTCAATGGCAACCTGTACTTCCGGGGCACGGGCGATCCCAAGCTCGTGCCCGAAGAGATGGAAAAGTTCATCGCCGAGTTGCATAACGCGGGTGTCGCGAACCTCAATGGCGACATCGTGCTCGACCGCTCGGCCTACAGTGCGGACATCGGCGCGACCAGCGCGATCGACGGCGGCGACGATCGCCCGTACAACGTCGCACCGGACCCGCTGCTCTATTCGTTCAAGGCCGTCTCGTTCAGCTTCGCGAGCAATCCAAACGGCACCGTCGACGTCGGCGTGCTGCCGCCGCTGGCCAACCTGCAGGTCGCCAACGAGATGTCGTCCACGCCGGCAGGCAATTGCGGCGACTGGCTCACGCGCATCCATCCGACGCTGGGCACGACGCCGGACGGCGCCTACATCGCCCACTTCTCCGGCACGTATCCCGCCGCTTGCGAGGACAAGGGCTGGAACGTGGCCGCGCCGGACCGGGATCGATTCTTCCTCGGGGGCTTCCGCGCGCTGTGGCAGGCCTCGGGCGGTCAGTTCAACGGCAACGTACGCACAGGCACGGTACCGCCCGGCGCGCGGCTGCTCGTCACGCATCGCGGTCAGACACTGGCCGAAGTCGTGCACGACATGAACAAGTTCAGCAACAACGTCATGGCGCGTCAGCTCTTCCTGACGCTGGGCCTGGGCGCCGACGGCAAGACGCCCGCGAGCCTCGCGCGCTCGCGCGAAGTGCTTAGGCGCTGGCTCGACAGGAACGATCTCGCCATGCCAGGCCTCGTCGTGGAGAACGGCTCGGGCCTGTCGCGCGTCGAGCGCATCAGCGCGGCGGAGCTGGCGCGCCTGTTGCAGCACGGCATGAACGGGCCGAACGCGCAGGTGCTCGTCGAATCGATGCCGACGGCCGGGGTCGACGGGACCATGCGAAATCGGCTGACGAATCGCGACGTGGCCGGCAACGCCCACATCAAGACGGGCACGCTCGACGACGTGAGCGCCGTGGCCGGCTATGTCGGCTCGCGCAGCGGCAACGTCTATGTCGTGGTCTCGCTGGTGAACGATCCACGCGCCAGCAATGCCCGTGCGTTCAACGACGCCCTCATTTCCTGGGTGTACGAGAACGCCCCGTGA
- a CDS encoding sterol desaturase family protein: MNVELILLALAPVFVLCIGIEAWYWRRRRPGMYSLKDTVSNATLALMHQGADKLAWLLVVPFYAWIYDHHRIHTMPGGWVGFLLLFLVQDFLYYVFHRASHRIRWLWAAHVVHHSSERLNLSTAFRQSLMYPIAGMWLFWTPMALIGFAPLQIVGVVLLNLAFQFFVHTQAIPKLGWLEYVLNTPSIHRAHHARNPRYIDRNYAGVLVTWDRLFGSYVEESDDEPCEFGIVDQIHTHNPITLTFHEWCAMAHDVFTLPGWRNKWMALFGPPEWRHAWLAAHPATASVPASSSDGVDSVGASRKTL; encoded by the coding sequence ATGAACGTCGAGCTGATCCTGCTGGCGCTCGCGCCGGTATTCGTGCTGTGCATCGGTATCGAAGCCTGGTACTGGCGGCGTCGCCGCCCCGGCATGTACAGCCTCAAGGACACCGTGAGCAACGCCACGCTCGCGCTCATGCACCAGGGGGCGGACAAGCTGGCATGGCTGCTCGTCGTGCCGTTCTATGCATGGATCTACGATCACCATCGCATCCACACCATGCCCGGCGGCTGGGTCGGCTTCCTGCTGCTCTTCCTCGTGCAGGACTTTCTGTACTACGTTTTTCATCGCGCCAGCCATCGCATCCGCTGGCTCTGGGCCGCGCACGTGGTGCATCACTCGTCGGAGCGGCTCAACCTGTCGACCGCATTCCGCCAGAGCCTGATGTATCCGATTGCCGGCATGTGGCTGTTCTGGACGCCGATGGCGCTCATCGGCTTCGCCCCGCTGCAGATCGTAGGCGTGGTCCTGCTCAATCTCGCGTTCCAGTTCTTCGTGCACACGCAAGCCATTCCGAAACTGGGATGGCTCGAGTACGTGCTCAATACACCGTCGATTCATCGTGCGCATCACGCGCGCAATCCGCGTTACATCGACCGCAACTACGCCGGCGTGCTCGTCACCTGGGATCGCCTGTTCGGCTCCTATGTCGAGGAGAGCGACGACGAGCCGTGCGAGTTCGGCATCGTCGACCAGATCCATACACACAACCCGATCACGCTGACGTTCCACGAGTGGTGCGCGATGGCGCACGACGTCTTCACCCTGCCGGGCTGGCGCAACAAGTGGATGGCATTGTTCGGCCCGCCCGAGTGGCGGCACGCCTGGCTGGCGGCGCATCCGGCGACGGCATCGGTGCCAGCGTCATCGAGCGATGGCGTAGACAGTGTCGGCGCCTCGCGCAAAACGCTCTGA
- a CDS encoding L-threonylcarbamoyladenylate synthase has protein sequence MASPQAPRVVMPAAHDIAQAAAQLAAGELVAFPTETVYGLGGDAENPAAVAAIYAAKGRPANHPVIVHFSPEADPGYWSDDITPAARKLMDAFWPGPLTLILKRAPHIPDAVSGGQDSVGLRCPSHPVAQGLLRQFESLKGGQGGVAAPSANRFGQVSPTAAQHVRDEFAGLPGVTVHVLDGGEAAVGIESTIVDLSRGFPALLRPGHITPAQIAEVLGEMPRLPGQDTDAPRASGTLKAHYAPRTPLYLCDAGQFAPALAVRPAGERVAVAAFAPTLAALPADASMSDDVVKIVLPATPEALATDLYAMLRRLDRENVTHILFERLPDTPAWAAVGDRLGRAAAAFARE, from the coding sequence ATGGCCTCGCCTCAGGCGCCGCGCGTCGTCATGCCGGCGGCCCACGACATCGCACAGGCCGCAGCGCAGCTCGCGGCGGGCGAACTCGTCGCGTTCCCGACCGAGACGGTGTACGGCCTCGGCGGCGATGCCGAGAACCCGGCTGCCGTCGCGGCGATCTATGCCGCGAAGGGACGTCCCGCCAACCACCCGGTCATCGTCCATTTTTCCCCGGAAGCCGACCCCGGTTACTGGAGCGACGACATCACGCCTGCCGCGCGCAAGCTGATGGACGCGTTCTGGCCGGGCCCGCTCACGCTCATACTCAAGCGCGCACCCCACATTCCCGACGCCGTCTCCGGCGGGCAGGATTCCGTGGGCCTGCGTTGCCCGTCGCATCCTGTCGCACAGGGGCTGCTGCGGCAATTCGAGTCGCTCAAGGGCGGGCAGGGCGGTGTTGCCGCGCCGTCGGCCAATCGCTTCGGTCAGGTGAGCCCGACGGCTGCCCAGCACGTGCGCGACGAATTCGCCGGGCTGCCCGGTGTGACCGTTCACGTGCTCGACGGTGGCGAGGCGGCCGTGGGCATCGAGTCGACGATCGTCGATCTGTCGCGCGGCTTTCCCGCGTTGCTGCGCCCCGGGCACATCACGCCGGCGCAGATCGCCGAGGTGCTGGGCGAGATGCCGCGATTGCCGGGGCAGGACACCGATGCGCCGCGCGCGTCGGGTACGCTCAAGGCGCACTACGCGCCGCGCACGCCGCTGTATTTGTGCGACGCTGGCCAGTTCGCACCAGCGCTGGCGGTGCGCCCGGCGGGCGAGCGCGTCGCGGTGGCGGCGTTCGCGCCGACGCTGGCGGCCTTGCCGGCCGACGCCTCGATGTCCGACGACGTCGTCAAGATCGTGTTGCCGGCGACGCCCGAGGCGCTTGCGACCGATCTCTACGCGATGCTGCGCCGCTTGGACCGCGAGAACGTCACGCACATTCTGTTCGAGCGCCTGCCCGACACGCCGGCATGGGCTGCCGTGGGCGATCGCCTCGGCCGGGCGGCGGCAGCGTTCGCGCGCGAATGA
- a CDS encoding 5-(carboxyamino)imidazole ribonucleotide synthase, with amino-acid sequence MKSASAASAHSTHPAHPAHPVLPGQWLGMLGGGQLGRMFCFAAQSMGYKVCVLDPDPRCPAGAVADRLIVADYRDEAALAELAVLCPAVSTEFENVPAQSLDFLAKTTTVSPAGRCVAIAQDRVAEKRFIESCGVPVAPHLVIESNDALAAVGDAALASVLPGILKTARLGYDGKGQVRVNTPAEARDAYAALGGVPCVLEKRLALAFEVSVLSARGADGTVATYPLAQNVHIDGILATTTVPAPDAAPSLADAARAAAAMIASRMDYVGVLCVEFFILEDGTLIANEMAPRPHNSGHYTIDACAASQFEQQVRAMAGLPLGETRQHSPAVMLNVLGDVWFDGAGKDHPRTPAWAEVVALPSARLHLYGKEEARVGRKMGHITFAGATLDEARKACVSAAASLDIPLED; translated from the coding sequence ATGAAATCCGCATCCGCTGCGTCTGCGCATTCGACGCACCCCGCGCACCCCGCACATCCTGTCCTGCCCGGCCAATGGCTGGGCATGCTCGGCGGCGGCCAGCTCGGCCGCATGTTCTGTTTCGCTGCCCAATCGATGGGCTACAAGGTCTGCGTGCTCGACCCGGATCCGCGTTGTCCGGCAGGCGCCGTGGCCGATCGCCTGATCGTCGCCGATTATCGTGACGAGGCGGCGCTCGCCGAACTGGCGGTGCTGTGTCCGGCGGTGTCGACCGAGTTCGAGAACGTGCCGGCTCAGTCGCTCGACTTCCTCGCGAAAACCACGACCGTGAGTCCGGCCGGGCGTTGCGTCGCCATTGCGCAGGACCGCGTGGCGGAGAAGCGCTTCATCGAAAGTTGCGGCGTGCCGGTGGCCCCGCATCTCGTGATCGAGTCGAACGATGCGCTCGCCGCCGTCGGCGACGCCGCCCTCGCGAGCGTGCTGCCCGGGATTCTGAAGACCGCGCGTCTGGGCTACGACGGCAAAGGTCAGGTGCGGGTGAACACGCCTGCCGAAGCGCGCGACGCCTACGCCGCGCTCGGCGGCGTGCCCTGCGTGCTGGAGAAGCGTCTGGCGCTGGCGTTCGAGGTGTCCGTGCTGAGCGCACGCGGCGCAGACGGCACCGTGGCGACCTATCCGCTCGCGCAGAACGTGCATATCGACGGCATTCTCGCCACCACGACCGTACCCGCGCCGGACGCGGCGCCGTCGCTGGCCGATGCCGCACGCGCGGCAGCGGCGATGATCGCCTCGCGGATGGATTACGTGGGTGTGCTGTGCGTCGAGTTCTTCATCCTCGAGGACGGCACGCTCATCGCCAACGAAATGGCGCCGCGTCCGCACAACAGCGGTCACTACACGATCGATGCCTGCGCGGCGAGCCAGTTCGAGCAGCAAGTGCGTGCCATGGCCGGCTTGCCGCTGGGCGAAACGCGCCAGCACTCGCCGGCCGTCATGCTCAACGTGCTCGGCGACGTGTGGTTCGACGGCGCGGGCAAGGACCATCCGCGCACGCCGGCGTGGGCCGAGGTCGTTGCACTGCCGTCGGCGCGCCTGCATCTGTATGGCAAGGAAGAGGCGCGCGTGGGCCGCAAGATGGGCCACATCACGTTCGCAGGCGCGACGCTGGACGAAGCGCGCAAGGCGTGTGTGTCGGCGGCGGCGAGCCTCGACATTCCGCTGGAAGACTGA
- the purE gene encoding 5-(carboxyamino)imidazole ribonucleotide mutase encodes MSDKQAVTPRVGVVMGSNSDWEVMKNAAAILAEFGVPYEAQVVSAHRMPDDMFRYAEAARERGLVAIIAGAGGAAHLPGMIAAKTTVPVLGVPVPSKYLRGEDSLLSIVQMPKGVPVATFAIGEAGAANAALFAVSMLAAGDKALADKLEAFRAKQTEAARGMTLPAL; translated from the coding sequence ATGAGCGACAAACAAGCCGTGACGCCGCGCGTTGGCGTGGTAATGGGGTCCAATTCGGACTGGGAAGTCATGAAGAACGCGGCCGCGATCCTGGCCGAGTTCGGCGTGCCGTACGAGGCGCAGGTCGTCTCGGCGCACCGCATGCCGGACGACATGTTCCGCTACGCCGAAGCCGCCCGCGAGCGCGGGCTCGTGGCGATCATCGCAGGCGCCGGCGGCGCCGCGCACCTGCCGGGCATGATCGCCGCCAAGACCACGGTGCCGGTGCTGGGCGTGCCGGTGCCGAGCAAGTATCTGCGCGGCGAGGATTCGCTGCTGTCGATCGTGCAGATGCCCAAGGGCGTGCCGGTCGCCACGTTCGCCATCGGCGAAGCCGGCGCGGCCAACGCGGCGCTGTTCGCGGTGTCGATGCTCGCCGCCGGCGACAAGGCGCTGGCCGACAAGCTCGAAGCCTTCCGCGCGAAGCAGACCGAAGCGGCGCGCGGCATGACGTTGCCCGCCCTGTAA
- a CDS encoding phosphoribosylaminoimidazolesuccinocarboxamide synthase, whose protein sequence is MNALYESSLKSLPLLSRGKVRDNYAVGDDKLLIVTTDRLSAFDVIMGEPIPGKGRVLNQMANFWFDKLAHVVPNHLTGVAPETVVSADEAAQVAGRAVVVKRLKPILVEAVVRGYLAGSGWKDYQASGAVCGVKLPAGLQNAQQLPEPIFTPAAKAELGEHDENISFDEMVSRIGRELAEQIREISIRLYKEAAAYAATRGIIIADTKFEFGLDDDGKLHLMDEALTADSSRFWPADSYAVGSNPPSFDKQFVRDWLETQPWGKTPPAPKLPDEVVEKTAAKYREALERLTGQQLA, encoded by the coding sequence CTGAACGCCCTGTACGAATCCTCCCTCAAGAGCCTGCCGCTGCTCTCGCGCGGCAAAGTGCGCGACAACTATGCCGTCGGCGACGACAAGCTGCTGATCGTGACGACGGATCGCCTCTCGGCGTTCGACGTGATCATGGGCGAGCCGATTCCGGGTAAGGGTCGCGTGCTCAACCAGATGGCCAACTTCTGGTTCGACAAGCTTGCCCACGTGGTGCCGAATCACCTGACGGGTGTTGCGCCCGAGACCGTCGTGTCGGCTGACGAAGCCGCCCAGGTCGCCGGCCGTGCGGTCGTCGTCAAGCGTTTGAAGCCGATCCTGGTCGAAGCCGTCGTGCGCGGTTATCTGGCCGGCAGCGGCTGGAAGGACTACCAGGCGAGCGGCGCCGTGTGCGGCGTGAAGCTGCCCGCCGGCCTGCAGAACGCGCAGCAACTGCCCGAACCGATCTTCACGCCGGCGGCCAAGGCCGAACTGGGCGAGCACGACGAGAACATCAGCTTCGACGAGATGGTGAGCCGCATCGGCCGCGAGCTCGCCGAGCAGATCCGCGAGATCTCGATCCGCCTTTACAAGGAAGCTGCCGCTTATGCGGCCACGCGCGGCATCATCATCGCCGACACGAAGTTCGAATTCGGTCTGGACGACGACGGCAAGCTGCATCTGATGGACGAGGCGCTGACGGCCGATTCGTCGCGTTTCTGGCCGGCCGACTCGTACGCCGTGGGCAGCAACCCGCCGTCGTTCGACAAGCAGTTCGTGCGCGACTGGCTCGAAACGCAGCCGTGGGGCAAGACGCCGCCCGCGCCGAAGCTGCCCGACGAGGTCGTCGAGAAGACGGCCGCCAAGTACCGCGAGGCGCTGGAGCGCCTGACCGGCCAGCAACTGGCCTGA